A genomic segment from Rickettsiella endosymbiont of Miltochrista miniata encodes:
- the murI gene encoding glutamate racemase: MSSNYSQPIGIFDSGIGGLTVAHAVTRLLPDESIIYFGDTAHAPWGDKSAAAIQAYSIKICDMLLKQDCKLILIACNSASAVAYELVKEYVGRKSIVVDVIDPMIDYLAKNYIEKTIGLIGTKQTINSNIYRKKLDELGINIRLNTLATPLLVPLIEEGFKDQTIMSDAIQSYLNESSLHNLDALVLGCTHYPLIKQQIKQFYSDATVIIDSTDIVAEVVRNILKERKLLAALSNSPKKKFYVSDYTPAFSALAHLFFKMPIILEKYPLWE, from the coding sequence ATGTCTTCTAATTATTCACAACCTATCGGCATATTTGATAGTGGTATTGGTGGCTTAACTGTCGCTCATGCTGTCACCAGATTGTTACCTGATGAGTCTATCATCTATTTTGGCGATACAGCCCATGCACCTTGGGGGGATAAATCTGCCGCGGCCATACAAGCATATTCCATTAAAATCTGCGATATGTTGCTTAAGCAAGATTGCAAACTTATATTGATTGCTTGTAATTCAGCTTCAGCAGTTGCCTATGAGCTCGTTAAAGAATATGTAGGTCGCAAGTCGATAGTAGTCGATGTGATCGATCCTATGATCGATTATTTAGCCAAAAATTATATCGAGAAGACGATCGGTTTAATTGGTACTAAGCAAACCATTAACTCAAATATCTATAGAAAAAAATTAGATGAACTGGGTATTAATATTCGATTAAATACACTGGCTACGCCTTTGCTGGTGCCACTAATTGAAGAAGGATTTAAAGACCAAACTATTATGAGCGATGCCATTCAGTCCTATCTGAATGAGTCTTCCCTTCATAATCTTGATGCCCTAGTGCTAGGATGTACACATTACCCATTAATTAAACAGCAGATAAAGCAATTTTATAGCGATGCTACCGTTATTATCGATTCAACTGATATTGTTGCTGAAGTGGTAAGAAACATACTCAAAGAACGCAAGCTATTGGCTGCCTTATCTAACTCTCCAAAAAAGAAGTTTTATGTCTCAGATTACACGCCCGCATTTTCCGCTTTAGCCCACCTTTTTTTTAAAATGCCGATAATTTTGGAAAAATACCCTTTGTGGGAATGA
- the bioD gene encoding dethiobiotin synthase, whose product MIKNKGFFILGTDTNVGKTTIAVNLLSFLKANGYSTIGLKPISSGAHLSKVGLRNSDAIALQKAATICLPYEQVNPFCFSLATAPHIAAEQQACQLSLAKIMQSFQPLLNYKADYRVIEGLGGAAVPLNKTETMLDLLQALNLPVILVVGLRLGCLSHALLTYEILRKRNIPIVACICNQIDPNMLFHEENGLYLKQSMDVPFFSFVRYQRNNLDTSICIAWSNLIKIES is encoded by the coding sequence ATGATAAAAAATAAGGGCTTTTTTATTTTAGGTACAGACACTAATGTCGGCAAAACGACTATTGCTGTTAATTTGTTATCTTTTTTAAAAGCTAATGGTTATTCTACTATCGGTTTAAAACCGATTTCCAGCGGAGCGCACCTTAGCAAAGTTGGATTACGCAATTCTGATGCAATTGCTTTGCAAAAAGCCGCAACCATTTGTCTTCCTTATGAGCAGGTTAATCCCTTTTGCTTTAGCCTAGCAACGGCACCGCATATTGCGGCGGAACAACAGGCCTGCCAATTAAGTCTTGCTAAGATTATGCAATCATTCCAACCTTTATTAAATTATAAAGCGGATTATCGTGTTATTGAAGGACTAGGAGGGGCTGCTGTTCCTTTAAATAAGACTGAAACGATGCTCGACCTATTGCAAGCTTTAAATTTGCCCGTTATCCTTGTCGTGGGATTGCGTTTAGGTTGTTTGAGCCATGCGCTTTTAACTTATGAAATCTTGAGAAAAAGAAATATTCCGATTGTAGCTTGTATATGTAATCAAATTGATCCTAATATGTTATTCCATGAAGAAAATGGCTTATATTTAAAGCAATCCATGGATGTGCCTTTTTTCAGCTTTGTTCGCTACCAGAGAAACAATTTAGATACCAGTATTTGCATAGCTTGGTCTAATTTAATCAAAATAGAATCTTAA
- the bioC gene encoding malonyl-ACP O-methyltransferase BioC, with protein sequence MIIQLDETQIVHRFNKAANTYDPVAVLQQRVGKSLLERLQGIRCQPQTILDLGCGTGHSETFLKKLYPVAKIVGLDKSNGMLAQAQAKGKEYQLTDIHWIHGCAENLPFADHSFELVYSNLMLHWSNDFTQSLKEIRRVLKPDGLLLFSMVGPDTLQELRYCWRTIDDQPHVHLFVDMHDLGDNLLQTPFVDPVMDVEYFTLLYSEALDLMKELKKLGVQNIAKDRQRGLTSKGTLKKLIQAYECFRTPEGKLPATWEIIYGHAWAAEKKIKNQNDSSEIKIPLSSIFRSFN encoded by the coding sequence ATGATAATCCAATTAGATGAAACACAAATTGTCCATCGTTTTAATAAAGCGGCAAACACTTATGATCCAGTTGCAGTGCTGCAACAGCGGGTAGGAAAATCTTTATTAGAACGTTTACAAGGAATTCGCTGTCAACCGCAAACCATATTGGATCTGGGTTGTGGTACAGGTCATAGCGAGACATTTTTAAAAAAATTATACCCCGTTGCTAAAATTGTAGGTTTAGATAAGTCGAATGGAATGCTGGCACAAGCTCAGGCTAAAGGAAAAGAGTATCAACTTACTGATATCCATTGGATACATGGGTGTGCGGAGAATTTGCCGTTTGCTGATCATAGCTTCGAATTAGTTTACTCAAATTTGATGTTGCATTGGAGTAACGATTTCACCCAGAGTCTCAAAGAAATTCGACGCGTATTAAAACCCGATGGTTTGCTGCTATTCTCCATGGTGGGACCAGATACTTTGCAAGAATTGCGATATTGTTGGAGAACTATCGATGATCAACCGCATGTACATCTATTTGTTGATATGCATGATTTAGGTGATAACTTACTGCAAACGCCTTTCGTCGATCCGGTGATGGATGTTGAATATTTTACTTTGCTGTATTCAGAAGCCTTAGATTTGATGAAGGAATTAAAAAAATTGGGGGTACAAAATATTGCCAAGGATCGGCAACGAGGTTTGACTTCCAAAGGAACGTTAAAGAAATTGATTCAAGCCTACGAATGTTTTCGTACTCCAGAAGGAAAATTGCCAGCAACATGGGAAATTATTTATGGACACGCATGGGCAGCAGAAAAAAAAATCAAAAACCAGAATGATTCCAGTGAGATCAAAATACCTTTAAGTAGTATTTTTCGTAGCTTTAATTAA
- a CDS encoding sulfite exporter TauE/SafE family protein, with the protein MFFILYIAIGLLAGFLAGLLGIGGGTVLVPGLLAIFSHANIPEQLQMHMATSTALTSIIFTSLIAVYHQQRSFSINWLLFRQLVPGMVVGIITGALLALLLTTQTLKLLFSLFLFSVAFKLYFHRSPAIKKEIVVLNTFKKWSIGFFIGIISGLLGLGGGAISVPVFLRLGLSTHHAIATSSACVLLLAILGAITFTLTGLHAHNLPSGSVGFVYWPAVLGISIGSVLFVPIGTGLGKRITGNILRKFFALFLFILGITLIIH; encoded by the coding sequence ATGTTTTTTATATTATATATAGCGATAGGATTGTTAGCTGGATTTTTAGCGGGACTACTCGGTATAGGTGGAGGGACAGTTTTAGTCCCTGGTTTGCTTGCCATTTTTTCACATGCAAATATTCCTGAACAGTTGCAAATGCATATGGCAACAAGTACAGCATTGACGTCTATTATTTTTACTTCACTTATTGCTGTTTATCATCAGCAGCGTAGTTTCTCTATTAATTGGCTTTTATTTCGACAGTTAGTTCCAGGAATGGTTGTGGGTATAATAACAGGGGCTTTATTAGCATTATTATTAACTACGCAAACGTTAAAATTATTATTTAGCTTATTTCTTTTTTCAGTCGCATTCAAACTATACTTTCATAGAAGCCCAGCAATTAAAAAAGAAATCGTTGTCTTAAATACTTTCAAGAAATGGTCCATAGGTTTTTTTATCGGTATTATTTCAGGTCTGTTAGGTCTTGGCGGGGGAGCTATTTCAGTTCCGGTTTTTTTACGTTTGGGGTTGTCTACGCATCATGCTATCGCCACATCTTCAGCATGTGTATTGTTATTAGCAATTTTAGGGGCAATAACCTTCACATTAACTGGGTTGCATGCTCATAATCTCCCCTCCGGTAGCGTTGGGTTTGTCTATTGGCCCGCTGTATTAGGAATATCGATAGGGAGTGTACTTTTTGTTCCTATAGGTACAGGATTGGGCAAGCGCATTACAGGGAATATTTTGCGAAAGTTTTTTGCTTTATTCCTTTTTATATTAGGTATTACCTTAATAATCCATTAA
- the bioF gene encoding 8-amino-7-oxononanoate synthase, producing MSLTFEKALSQHKQKGHYRERKVLQSLAGMQRRYNDKNFCCFSSNDYLGLSKHPAVIKSFKQGADDYGVGSGSSHFLGAYNRFHHELELALAEFLNFPKVLVFSTGYMANLGILGSLLQRRSTIFADKLSHASLIDGAKLTGAVFKRYPHNNLATLEKHLRQSPARQKFIMTDGVFSMDGDIALLPALVEIAQRFSSTLLVDDAHGIGVLGKKGAGICEHFDCKPDILSGGFGKAFGCFGGFVASNEVIIENLIQFARPYMYTTALPPALAKAAQTSLLLLQTESWRREKLQRLITHFKQMAQQLELPILPSQTPIQPILINNTEQTMALSAYLLQNGFLVNAIRPPTVPENTSRLRISLSVLHSETEIDRLLEQVAMGLKLIKINDNPIR from the coding sequence ATGTCATTAACTTTTGAGAAAGCATTAAGTCAACATAAACAAAAAGGTCACTATAGAGAGCGTAAAGTCTTGCAAAGTTTGGCCGGTATGCAGCGGCGTTATAATGATAAAAATTTTTGTTGTTTTTCTTCCAATGATTATTTAGGTCTAAGCAAACACCCCGCAGTTATAAAATCTTTTAAACAAGGAGCTGATGACTACGGTGTTGGTAGCGGGTCTTCGCATTTTCTTGGTGCGTATAATCGATTTCACCATGAGCTCGAGCTTGCCTTAGCTGAATTTCTTAATTTTCCTAAAGTATTAGTATTCTCTACTGGGTATATGGCTAATTTGGGTATTTTAGGGAGCTTATTGCAAAGAAGATCTACAATATTCGCTGACAAATTAAGCCATGCTTCTTTAATCGATGGGGCAAAATTAACAGGCGCCGTATTTAAACGTTATCCACATAATAATCTTGCCACTCTAGAAAAGCATTTGAGGCAGTCACCCGCTAGACAAAAATTTATTATGACCGATGGTGTCTTTAGCATGGATGGTGATATAGCACTGTTGCCAGCATTAGTAGAAATCGCCCAAAGATTCTCGTCTACATTGTTAGTCGATGATGCGCACGGCATAGGCGTATTAGGAAAAAAGGGAGCAGGTATTTGTGAACATTTTGACTGTAAACCAGATATCTTATCGGGTGGTTTCGGTAAGGCTTTTGGATGTTTTGGCGGTTTTGTGGCCTCGAATGAGGTCATCATCGAGAATCTGATTCAATTTGCGCGCCCTTATATGTATACCACTGCTTTGCCGCCGGCTTTAGCTAAAGCCGCACAGACGAGTTTGCTATTATTGCAAACAGAAAGTTGGCGTAGAGAAAAATTACAGCGTTTAATTACCCATTTTAAGCAGATGGCGCAGCAGTTAGAGTTACCGATATTGCCTTCTCAGACCCCCATTCAACCGATTTTAATAAATAATACTGAGCAAACCATGGCACTTTCAGCTTATTTATTGCAAAATGGCTTTCTGGTCAATGCTATTCGACCCCCGACCGTTCCTGAAAATACCTCACGGCTACGAATTAGCTTGAGTGTATTACACTCAGAAACTGAAATTGATAGATTATTAGAACAAGTAGCCATGGGGCTGAAATTGATAAAAATAAATGATAATCCAATTAGATGA
- the bioB gene encoding biotin synthase BioB, with product MSNPEIRHDWTLEQIHVLFQYPFNDLIYRAHTVHRQSFQANAVQISSLLNVKTGLCPEDCSYCPQSGHYNTGLKKEPLMTLEQVKTAAKKAKENGAGRFCIAAAWRSPPKKELANILEMVSAIKALDLEACATLGMLTQEQALQLSDAGLDYYNHNLDTSPEYYQTIISTRTYQERLETLACVRAAGIKVCCGGIIGMGETQEDRAGLLRQLANLPEHPRSVTLNKLIPIPGTPLADKPPVDSFEFTRVVAVARIMLPLSMIRLSAGRDSLSEEAQALCFFAGANSLHYGEKLLTTDNISPEQDNALLKKLGLAAVLFDTDLNACH from the coding sequence ATGTCGAATCCTGAAATCCGTCACGATTGGACACTTGAACAAATTCATGTGCTATTCCAATATCCTTTTAATGACTTAATTTATCGCGCACATACTGTCCATCGCCAATCTTTTCAAGCTAATGCAGTCCAGATTAGTAGTTTACTTAATGTAAAAACAGGTTTATGTCCTGAGGATTGTTCGTATTGTCCGCAAAGTGGTCATTACAATACCGGGCTAAAAAAAGAACCTTTAATGACGTTAGAGCAAGTGAAAACTGCTGCCAAAAAGGCAAAAGAAAATGGTGCGGGTCGATTTTGTATCGCGGCTGCGTGGCGTAGCCCTCCTAAAAAAGAGCTCGCTAACATATTAGAAATGGTATCAGCAATCAAAGCATTAGATTTGGAGGCGTGTGCTACATTAGGCATGCTCACGCAAGAGCAAGCCTTGCAGTTATCTGATGCGGGTTTAGATTATTACAACCATAATTTAGATACATCACCAGAATATTACCAAACTATTATTTCAACCCGAACCTATCAAGAACGCTTGGAGACTTTAGCTTGTGTTCGAGCGGCAGGTATAAAAGTTTGCTGTGGTGGGATTATTGGCATGGGAGAGACTCAAGAGGATCGAGCGGGTCTGTTACGACAACTGGCTAATCTACCCGAGCATCCTAGAAGTGTGACGTTGAATAAATTAATTCCTATCCCGGGGACACCATTAGCCGATAAGCCTCCAGTTGATTCTTTTGAATTTACGCGTGTAGTTGCTGTAGCGCGAATTATGTTACCGCTGAGCATGATTCGTTTATCTGCTGGACGTGATAGCTTGAGTGAGGAAGCACAAGCGCTATGTTTTTTTGCGGGTGCTAATTCCTTGCATTATGGAGAAAAATTATTAACGACAGATAATATCTCTCCTGAACAGGATAATGCTTTATTAAAAAAATTGGGGCTGGCAGCTGTATTGTTCGATACCGACCTGAATGCATGTCATTAA
- the lolA gene encoding outer membrane lipoprotein chaperone LolA encodes MKFLNLYKLIFLSLLLLLRSNQVLAEDQLSQLLNNLQSSRSNFTQTVMNSKGQILQQLSGKMVIQRPGRFRWEVTQPSRQLLIADGQRIWFYDIDLQQITVQTQKTADSDSPAALLSDSPKNLTQQFVIHPLMDVQGFTLFPKNKNALFQSITLIFEKNRLREMRLTDKLDQQTVINFSQVELNPHLPSQTFHFIMPTDKNIDIVKG; translated from the coding sequence ATGAAATTTTTAAATTTATACAAACTTATTTTTTTAAGTCTTTTGCTTTTATTAAGATCAAACCAAGTGCTAGCGGAAGATCAACTAAGCCAATTATTAAATAATTTACAAAGCTCTAGGTCTAATTTTACACAAACGGTTATGAATTCTAAAGGTCAAATTCTGCAGCAACTGAGTGGCAAGATGGTCATACAACGTCCTGGTAGATTTCGCTGGGAAGTTACGCAACCTAGTCGACAATTATTAATCGCAGATGGTCAGCGTATTTGGTTTTATGATATCGATTTGCAACAAATTACCGTTCAAACCCAAAAAACGGCTGATTCAGATTCACCCGCAGCATTATTAAGTGATTCCCCTAAAAATCTAACACAACAGTTCGTTATTCATCCTTTAATGGATGTTCAGGGTTTTACTTTATTTCCAAAAAATAAAAACGCATTATTTCAATCAATTACTTTGATTTTTGAAAAAAATCGCTTACGGGAGATGCGTTTGACCGATAAGTTAGATCAGCAAACAGTGATTAATTTTTCGCAAGTTGAATTAAATCCTCATCTTCCATCACAGACTTTCCATTTTATTATGCCGACCGATAAAAATATCGACATCGTTAAAGGCTAA
- a CDS encoding thymidine kinase — MAKLYFYYSAMNAGKSTALLQASYNYQERGMQTLLFAPAIDDRHKLGCISSRIGLNAKANLFTPKDNLLEQVEIFLKQKKELKCVLIDEAQFLTKNQVLQLTMVVDRLNIPVLCYGLRSDFRADPFEGSLYLLIWADEINEIKTVCYCGRKAIMNIRFDSENHKVTEGKQIEIGGNERYISVCRQHFNLVDSTS; from the coding sequence ATGGCCAAGCTTTATTTTTACTACTCCGCTATGAACGCAGGCAAAAGTACTGCTTTATTGCAGGCTAGTTATAATTATCAAGAACGTGGTATGCAAACATTATTGTTTGCACCAGCTATCGATGATCGTCATAAATTGGGTTGTATTAGCTCGCGGATAGGTTTAAACGCAAAGGCAAATTTATTTACCCCAAAAGACAATTTGTTGGAGCAAGTAGAAATCTTTCTAAAGCAAAAAAAAGAATTAAAATGTGTATTAATCGATGAAGCCCAATTTTTGACAAAAAACCAAGTATTACAATTGACAATGGTTGTTGATCGTTTAAATATTCCGGTTCTATGTTATGGGTTGCGTAGTGATTTTCGCGCTGACCCTTTCGAAGGTAGTTTATATTTATTGATATGGGCAGATGAGATCAACGAGATAAAGACCGTCTGTTATTGTGGCCGTAAGGCGATTATGAATATCAGATTCGATTCCGAGAATCACAAAGTCACAGAAGGTAAACAAATAGAAATTGGCGGGAACGAACGTTATATCTCAGTTTGTAGACAACACTTTAATCTTGTTGATTCAACTTCATAA
- a CDS encoding MFS transporter, whose amino-acid sequence MGMFNSISQELMHDFSINAGQLGFLSATYFYADVIFLLFAGILVDRFSIRIIILSAMVMVVFSTILFAFSRSFEIAAFSHFVAGIGNAFCFLSCIKLATRWFPTQRLALVIGIIITIAMAGGIVAQTPFALVVHALGWRSAVMINAVLGMFITGLIYCFVHDYPKHQLSQKREDLVAAKPISVMKSISLSLRNKQNGLAGVYTCLLNLPIILLGALWGTLYLTQVHHLEKTQASLVATMIFLGTIIGSPLVGWLSDFISRRRLLMIIGAMLSLLVLLAIMFIPVLHFYTLLTLFLLLGFFTSTQIISYPLIAESNPRHLTGTSTSLASILIMGGGAVFQPLFGWLIDLHWDQTFLQGVPYYSASNYRYGMAIMPIAFIVSLIAACCLRETYCQPFIRENNPC is encoded by the coding sequence ATGGGTATGTTTAACTCGATTAGTCAAGAGTTAATGCATGATTTTTCCATCAATGCGGGCCAACTGGGCTTCTTATCTGCGACCTATTTCTATGCAGATGTCATCTTTTTATTATTCGCTGGAATCCTAGTCGATCGTTTTTCTATACGTATTATTATACTCAGTGCGATGGTTATGGTCGTCTTCTCCACTATTCTGTTTGCTTTCAGCCGATCCTTTGAAATAGCGGCTTTTAGTCATTTCGTAGCCGGTATCGGTAATGCTTTTTGTTTTTTGAGTTGTATTAAATTGGCAACGCGTTGGTTCCCCACACAGCGTTTAGCTTTGGTCATCGGTATTATCATTACCATTGCCATGGCTGGGGGCATAGTGGCGCAGACTCCTTTTGCACTGGTAGTCCATGCGCTAGGATGGCGAAGCGCCGTGATGATAAATGCAGTATTGGGGATGTTCATCACCGGATTGATTTACTGCTTTGTCCATGATTATCCGAAGCATCAGCTATCTCAAAAGAGGGAAGATTTAGTGGCTGCTAAGCCTATTTCAGTGATGAAAAGTATAAGTTTATCTTTGCGAAATAAGCAGAACGGCTTAGCTGGGGTTTATACTTGTCTTTTAAATTTACCGATTATTTTATTGGGTGCACTATGGGGTACCTTGTATTTAACCCAAGTACATCATCTTGAGAAAACTCAAGCTTCATTGGTCGCTACGATGATTTTTTTAGGGACTATTATAGGCTCACCTTTAGTAGGTTGGCTCTCTGACTTTATTAGCAGACGAAGATTATTGATGATTATTGGCGCAATGCTTTCTTTGCTGGTTTTACTGGCTATCATGTTTATACCCGTATTACATTTCTATACCCTGCTCACCTTATTTTTATTATTAGGCTTTTTTACGAGTACACAAATTATTAGTTATCCGTTGATTGCCGAAAGTAACCCTAGGCATTTGACTGGGACATCGACCAGTTTGGCTTCCATTTTAATTATGGGTGGTGGAGCTGTGTTCCAACCTTTATTTGGATGGTTAATTGATTTGCATTGGGATCAAACTTTCTTACAAGGCGTACCTTACTATTCAGCCAGTAATTATCGTTATGGCATGGCTATTATGCCAATAGCTTTTATAGTGAGTTTAATCGCTGCATGTTGCTTACGTGAAACCTATTGCCAACCTTTTATTCGCGAGAATAATCCATGCTGA
- a CDS encoding TusE/DsrC/DsvC family sulfur relay protein encodes MAGLIVNGEKILTDQFGYLVHSADWHEEVATKIAKNEALTLIKDHWHVIYFLRNFYQQYHKTPPIRILVNQLTVQLGPEKACSIYLNNLFPKGILKQASKLAGLPRPARCM; translated from the coding sequence ATGGCTGGTTTAATAGTTAATGGCGAGAAGATTTTAACCGATCAATTTGGATATCTGGTTCATTCGGCTGATTGGCATGAGGAAGTAGCCACTAAAATTGCCAAAAATGAGGCATTAACACTCATCAAAGATCATTGGCATGTCATCTATTTTTTACGTAATTTCTATCAGCAATACCATAAAACTCCGCCGATCAGAATTTTAGTTAACCAATTAACCGTGCAATTAGGCCCTGAAAAAGCCTGTAGCATCTATCTAAACAATCTATTCCCGAAAGGTATACTTAAGCAAGCAAGTAAGTTAGCTGGATTGCCTAGACCTGCTCGTTGCATGTAA
- a CDS encoding cation diffusion facilitator family transporter, translating to MSHTHHHHPTFVTLNVSFAVAILLNSGFLLTEVVYGFIAHSVSLLSDAVHNFGDVLGLLMSWGASVLVKRRATQRYSYGYKKLTILAALANALLLVLTSALIVYESINRLNHPKEINEIIVIIVAFIGMLINGGTALLFMRQSTTDLNIKGAFLHLAYDALIALGVVLAGAVIYFTGWLWVDPIVGLLIVAIITWGSWNLLRRSVELILGAVPYGVNQKAVYNYLKELPGVQEVHDLHIWGLSTQETALTAHLIMPKGGFSDEEYLKINRVLAKEFHIQHITLQVEQGQKKYPCEQSLVC from the coding sequence ATGTCGCATACCCACCATCACCATCCTACTTTTGTTACTCTAAATGTAAGTTTTGCAGTTGCAATTTTGTTAAATTCAGGGTTTTTATTAACAGAGGTCGTTTATGGGTTTATTGCCCATTCGGTTAGCTTATTGTCAGATGCCGTTCATAATTTTGGAGATGTTTTAGGTTTGTTGATGTCTTGGGGAGCGAGCGTTTTAGTCAAACGTCGCGCGACGCAACGTTACAGTTATGGTTATAAAAAATTAACTATTCTAGCGGCATTAGCCAATGCTCTATTACTAGTTTTAACATCAGCTTTAATCGTTTATGAATCAATTAATCGACTTAATCACCCAAAAGAAATAAATGAAATTATTGTGATAATCGTTGCCTTTATAGGGATGTTAATCAACGGTGGAACGGCTTTATTATTTATGAGGCAAAGTACAACCGACCTTAATATTAAAGGGGCGTTTTTACATTTAGCTTATGATGCTCTGATTGCTTTAGGTGTTGTATTAGCAGGTGCCGTCATTTATTTTACTGGATGGCTATGGGTAGATCCGATAGTAGGATTGCTAATAGTTGCAATTATCACTTGGGGTAGTTGGAATTTATTACGTCGATCGGTAGAACTAATATTAGGAGCAGTGCCTTATGGAGTAAATCAGAAAGCAGTCTATAATTATTTAAAAGAATTACCTGGAGTTCAAGAGGTTCATGATTTGCATATTTGGGGGTTAAGTACGCAGGAAACTGCATTGACTGCGCATTTGATTATGCCGAAAGGTGGCTTTTCGGATGAGGAATATTTAAAGATTAATCGAGTTTTGGCTAAGGAATTTCATATCCAACATATTACTTTGCAAGTTGAACAAGGACAAAAAAAATATCCCTGTGAGCAATCTTTAGTTTGCTAA
- a CDS encoding Bax inhibitor-1/YccA family protein yields the protein MTSSQIRFNTGLESVLATNSVLRQTYILLGLTLIFSAITAGIAMFTNAPPLNPFVTLIGYFGLLFLTNFTRNSAWGLFSVFGLTGFMGYTLGPILNHYIHGFTNGHELIMMSLGATGLIFFALSAYALTTKKDFSFMASFLIVGMIVAFLASIGTLFFHIPALMLTLSAVFILLSSGIILLQTSQIIHGGETNYIMATVTLYVSLYNIFLSLLNLLGAFSGNRD from the coding sequence ATGACTTCTAGTCAAATACGTTTTAATACAGGCCTAGAATCCGTTTTGGCAACCAACTCGGTGCTACGTCAAACTTATATCCTGCTGGGGCTAACCCTGATTTTTAGCGCAATAACCGCAGGCATTGCAATGTTTACTAATGCCCCACCCTTAAATCCCTTTGTTACGCTAATTGGGTATTTTGGACTGTTATTTTTAACAAATTTTACTCGAAATAGTGCTTGGGGTTTGTTTTCTGTGTTTGGCTTGACTGGATTTATGGGATATACGCTAGGCCCTATTTTAAATCATTATATCCACGGATTTACCAATGGGCATGAATTAATCATGATGTCATTGGGTGCTACAGGCCTTATCTTTTTTGCTTTATCTGCCTATGCCTTAACCACCAAAAAAGATTTTAGTTTCATGGCAAGTTTTTTGATAGTAGGTATGATCGTCGCTTTTCTGGCTAGCATCGGGACATTATTTTTTCATATACCTGCATTAATGCTCACCTTATCGGCGGTGTTCATACTATTGTCATCAGGTATAATTTTGTTGCAGACCAGCCAAATTATTCATGGTGGTGAAACCAACTACATCATGGCTACCGTTACACTTTATGTATCGCTTTATAACATCTTTTTGAGTCTGTTAAACTTATTAGGCGCATTCAGCGGCAACCGAGATTAA
- a CDS encoding thioredoxin family protein, producing MALMSSSMLALGTKATNFKLMDTVTKESYSLNAKKSKATVIMFICNHCPYVKHVIQELVQLAKDYQAKDITFIAISANDPAGYPEDAPEKMTKLAKQFGFSFPYLYDETQSIAKAYQATCTPDFFIFDTDLLCVYRGQLDGSRPGNKILVTGKDIRSALDNILREKPVNPQQIPSMGCNIKWK from the coding sequence ATGGCGCTAATGTCTTCTAGCATGCTTGCTCTGGGCACCAAAGCAACTAATTTTAAGCTAATGGATACAGTTACCAAAGAATCGTATAGTTTAAATGCCAAAAAGTCGAAAGCTACGGTCATTATGTTTATTTGCAATCATTGTCCCTACGTCAAGCATGTCATACAAGAACTCGTTCAGCTCGCCAAGGATTATCAAGCTAAAGACATCACATTTATAGCTATCAGCGCGAATGACCCAGCAGGCTACCCAGAAGATGCGCCTGAGAAAATGACAAAACTGGCTAAACAATTTGGCTTTAGCTTCCCCTATCTCTATGATGAAACCCAATCGATTGCTAAGGCCTATCAAGCCACTTGTACACCTGATTTTTTTATTTTCGATACAGATCTTCTGTGTGTATATCGAGGTCAATTAGACGGATCAAGACCAGGCAATAAAATTTTAGTAACGGGCAAAGATATTCGTTCAGCTTTAGATAATATTCTCCGAGAAAAACCAGTTAATCCGCAGCAAATACCTAGTATGGGGTGCAATATTAAATGGAAATAA